A segment of the Nasonia vitripennis strain AsymCx chromosome 2, Nvit_psr_1.1, whole genome shotgun sequence genome:
ATACCTATATTATGCGAATGCGAGTGCATACAGATCCGTTTCCTCTCATCCCTGTTCTCGGCTTTATAACGCTTCCCGCGATAATACTTTTTAGCGAGTTTCAATATTACATCAAAAATTATAAGTGCTTTCCGATCGATCCTCAATGACATGTGCAAGGCGGTCTGCCTGGCCAAACCATATGCTCATCTACCGTATATACACGATATGGATTATGCAAGCTGCGCAATATTAACGCGGAAAaatacgccgcgcgcgcagcaaTATTTTGCCGACTGTTTCGCATATTTTTTCCCTTGAAACTCGGACTTTCGATGCTGCCTGCGCGAATTCTTTAGAAAATTCTTCCGTCCTATCCTGCAGTAATATGCCGTATTTTCGAATTCCTTGCTCGAACGCTGAAAAATAACGAAGGCACAATGAAAGCCCGACCCTTCTCGCGGCGCGGCTTTATTTGACAATCGCGCTCTTTTCTCGAGATAAATATGGTTAACTGGGCGAGCGCTATTATGTAGCATTATAGAAGATAAAATAGGAGCCTTAATTAATCTCGACTCTATAACTAATTGTGAAGAGTAATTAAATTGAACGTCAAACGGCGCTATAATTGAAAAAGGGCAAATTGCCGAcagccgcgctcgcgcgcccgCCCGATAAGATATAGCCTGTCGACTCGATGCCTGCACCAAACACAAgcgattattaaattttagaCTGAGACACTAGAATGACTCTTTTTGGAGTGTGCGTTTGGGGACTGGCTGTACGAGTGATCTGCCTGTTGTCCACAGGTAATCGCGTTCATATGCGGGGTGATCGTGATACTGCTGATGATAATGGGCCTGGCGTCGACGGACTGGCTGATGTCGCTAGGCTGGCGGCAGGGGCTCTTCGCCCACTGCATCGAGGAGGGCGCGCCTACGCCTCTGCCCTTCAACATGCCCGATCCTCCCGGCTGCTATCAGGCCAGGGACGTTGGTGAGTCCCGATACTGCATATTGCATATTGCATATTGCATattctatattttatttaattcgcGCGCAAGCGAAACTTACTCTACTACAATCTACTCACTCGCGTACTGCGCGCAGCTAAGTGGATTAAAGTTGGGACAAAATAGCGCGACAACTGCCGCGCGGAGATACGCTGCACAATTCGCCTTGTTTTCCTTTTCACTTTGCCTCTCTAATATACAGCCCAGCGCGCGAGTTCTGCCGGCTTCGACGGAATTATtatatcatcattattataatGCAGCTCTGCAGCAGTCTAACTTACTTCAGCGCGATTACACTTTTGCCGTCTATATAACCGAATCGCTGTTATATCATTTTCTCCTTCGACCAATTTCCCCACCAACTGTTATATCAATTTCTAGCGAGAGCTTTATTTAGAATTCCCGCTCGATATTGCCAAGGATTTGCGCGCGGGAACGcggggaaaaaaaagaaaaaaaaacttatatatcGGGATTAATCTGAGCGAGAGAATGATTTTCCCCGACAGGCTACATCAGAGCGGCCGCGGCCCTGTGCGTGGTGTGCCTGCTGGCCGACATAGCGGCCACCGTGCTCACCGGCCTCGGGCTCAGGTGCCAGGATCACTGTGACAAGCGCAAGTACTACAGATTCGCGGTCTTCTGCATGGGGATCGCCCGTAAGTTTTCGCTTTGTTCTCcttttataatataagtataatataagtatagtCGTTATCCACTGCACTATAGCCctatttttctctctgtgcTTGCAGTCGTCTCGCTCCTGATAGCGCTGGTCATCTACCCCGTGTGCTTCGCTGCCGAACTCAACTTCGGTACGTACTGCAGTATTATATCCTATATACATGAATTTGCTTATGCATGCGTCGCTAATTGACGCGAGGGTTGCGCAACGATGCGCTTTCCGACGATTGTATACGTCGCATATAAAAGGACTCGGTTAATTGGACGCCGTTCGCTCGTTACACCTGTAAGCGCTTTGTTGGGTTTAACTCGAACCGACTTGatttgttttccttttttaatttaatgcaGCCATCGACGAAATTACCtcgaatatatttatgtctCGTTTGGAACTTTTTGTTGACTTGACCgaaatttaattgaaaaattagagagagagagagagagagagagagagttcatCAGatcataaacaaaaatacaaaagaTACTAATCGAAAGCAATGCTTAAACAGGCAACCGACCGATGTGGGAGTTCGGCTGGGCGTACGGCGTCGGCTGGGGCGCAGCGATCTTCCTGTTCGGCGGCGCAGTCCTGCTGCTCTGCGACAAGGAGAGCGAGGAGATCTACTACAAGGAGCGCAAAATCGTGCGCGACGACATCGGCAGCGGCGCCGTCGCCGTGGGCATGGCTGGCGCCGGCCACGGCCACGGCCACGTCGGCCACCACATGGTCGGCAACAACAGCTACGCCGGAGCCGGCAACTCGATGATCGGCTCGGGCCACCATCACGGGGTGAGAAGCGGGACCCAACTCGCCTAGTGGCATTGCTCCCTGCCCGACGTTGTTCTCTAGGGCTGAGGCGCGCCGACGAGGCGCGTCGCTACCTGCAGCCCAGTCAGCACGACACTAGAGCATCACGAGACAACATCACACACGAGCCAGAGAGGACGGAACAGACGCatggagaggagagagaaagagtgtcTAGCGACAAGCTGAGAAttaccacacacacacacgcacacacttcCACCATGCTtctactgctactgctgctacgTACTGCAAAGTCGTCATCCTCATCGTTCGCTCATTCGTGTCCCAGACATCGCACGCGCGGCTCTGCCAACTCTGCGGACACTTGAGgacgcccccccccctccccttATTTTTCACGCCATCTTCGCTGCCCCCGAGGAGGGATACTCGGACGAAATCGCTCTAGACCGCGCTCGAGTAGAAGAGATACGAACTGCGTATGTGCAAAAGACTGATGACGAGAATCGTTAATTCGAGCCCGCGCGATTCCCCGAAAGGAATTCGAACAGCTCCTGCGATCGAATGTACGCGACAGGTGCAGCGCGTAATATAACGCGACTCGCCGGAAGCCCTGCGAGTGATTCCACTCCCTCCCGTTCGCTCGGCTCATCAAAGCTGTTCGCCGTCTATTCTGCCAACTCGATCGCACTCGCGCGATGGAAAAACTTGTATCCCTCCGAGCCCCCTTCATCTCGATCGCGATTTTCCAGCTTCGTCTTGATTGCGCGCCGATCATTGATTCGCGAGGCGGTCAGTAGTTCGTTATGTGTATTCCCGGGAGATACGAGTTTTGGGACCATCGATTAccgatatcgcgcgcgcgcgcgcgagctcacAGTAGACACGTCGCATACACGTACGATacgtatacagagagagagagagagatatgcaTACGACTATTTTCGTATTAAATTATACGCGTCGAGGAGTTTGAGTTTCGAAGCACGCGgccacgcgcgctcgcgtttgtCCTGGTTTCGGAGGATGCGAGTAATTGATATAGCGTGTAATCCGCGCCCCCCGATACGTTTAACAATTTAATCAGGCAGCTCTGCCGCGTGCGCTCATCGATTTCGAATATTCGGCTATGCGCTGAGAAAAAATTCGCCCGAATCATCGAGCCGCAGTTTATAATAAACGCGAGCGATCGATCAAGTCCAAATTAAGAGCTCGtcggtttaattattttcgataCCGTACATCTGCGTACACGTTTCGGCAACCAGGGCAAGCGAGCGCGTTCGCCACGCTCTCGTTATCGTTTTCGGCCGTCGATCCTCCGATTGATTTTCCGTTTCGCCGTTTCTCGAGTAATAGATGAAAAGCTAAAAGTAGTTCGTGGGAAAGTGGGAGATGGGGACgcaaccaaaaaaaaaaatatatatataaaaagcgAGAAGATAAAATCGAGCAGCCCGCGCGAAAAGGCATTATAGCAGCGCACTGTCCAGTACGAAAACGTGATGATGAGAAATATACTTTTGATATACCGAGAGGCTTTGGCTTAGTTTAGCGGGATGAAAACGCTCGTGTAGTCGCGATTATCGTTTGCTGCGTGTATGCATATACCTATAGGAATGCGCGAGAGTTCGATGTacttatacgcgcgcgtcaTGCCGAAGTTGCTTGTTTTGGCTTCGCGAGGAATGAGGATTTATCGATTTGTACCTTACCTTTTTCTCTCCGATCGTCGATTGACCGCCGCTATTATTGTTACGTACGTTGCATACCTCAAAACATGCATCTTTCACAGCAGACCTCGGAATGTGACTTTTCACCATACGACTCAATTCCTCTTTCGTTTTCGTCTCCCTCATTTGGCCGGACAGCTCTTATATTTGTGTATACCTTGTAATATACACGCGCTAGGATTACGCGACTTAATTTATTCACCTATATATCATATCATATTATTAGtagtatattattttgtacGTTAGTTTTCTTTCCTTTCTTCAGCCGTTCACCGTTTTTTATCGCAGAATTTTCGACTTCTGCTCGAGACAAGATTGTATACATGCTCGTATTACTGATTATACTAAACTTGATCGCGTTCGTCTGCAAAAAAGCAAGTCCTTTGGTTTTACGGATATCGAACCGGCACAAAAAGATTTATACACTGTATGATTCGAAGCGAAAAAACTGCCAGGACGCGCGGACTTTGTGAAATTCGCAAAGTCTGCCGTCATAGTTTTCGACATTTGTACTGTTGGCTGGTTTCCTTTGATCCAGCTTTGTTATTCTAGTTCGACATATCTTCATCGTGTAGAGGCAGCTAAAagagtatatatacatatatcgtaAGAAATTCATCGATGACAAAATATAGTAATTGCATTTAGTTTTGCGTCAGGGAATCCGTCGAATCTTCCGTGTTATCattatgtttattattatttgcaagTCTTAATTGCAAAAGAAATTAGACTACGTGAATTGTGTACAATGGACTTGAAGTGTTTATTTCGATTATGTTTATTGACGATTCAATGCATTTgagtatacatgtatacatccTCCGGCCTTTCACTCCGTTGCATTGTCCATCCCTTCGTTACGAACCGAAGCGCGCATTTTCGTCTGACTCATTAAATACGTACAATATCAGTTGTTCATCCTGGATTCGTAAATAACGAAAAGACACAAAGGTAACAAGCAAAACGGAGCACAGTGTTTGAAAGTGTGAGTAGAGAGGCAGCTCGGGCAGGTTATACTGATCCACTgtgttgaagaaaaaaaaaataaacactgCATTACAtacgtgtatatgtatataatatatagaaattttataaatatttgtaataggAGACGATAAGTGATCGAAATGATTATCGCCATTTAACGCAAGTATTACAGTTGCACCAAGGATAATCTAAAGACTAGATTATGCTTTGTAGAGTAGATAGCGTAGATCTTAAGAACTTAACAAGTATTTTTGTTCCGACTCGGGGAAACAGTCCGCTTGACTTCATTCCTTGTCAATTGTTAAGAAAATATGATGAAGAGAAAGATTAAATTGAATACAATCGAGATTTTTGCATTGCGAAGAAACTTTTAACTgaacgaaaaaaaggaagaaaaaataacaaacaCCATGTTGTACCAAAACTAATGTCGAATGTAAAACAGCGATGAGATTTCTATATGCTAGTTTAAgtcttttttaattaagatACCTTATGTAAATTGCgctattataaataatttaaattttaaaactatCAAAGTAAATATTACATTGTAATTAAGTGCTAAGGTACTGAAGTGGAggagttttttaaatttttataaaatattcatgtTGTCATTAAACCacgtacaaaaaaaatatcaatttggCAGAAGATTTGTTCTCTTTTTGTGCAAAATCGTATTTTTACCAAAAGAAAACTTATCCTTGTACAATATCACCGACATTTTTTCGAGTCTCAGTACCTTAGGATTAATCTCGATACCGACTTGTGAAAACCAATAAGTAGCTAGACGCAAAAATCTTCCAAAGTAGAACTTTTTTTCTGCACAGTTGATGATGATTCTACAATGTTACAAGTTGTCAATATATTTGATTTCATATTTTGTACTATTACAGATAACAATCATTGCAAATTAAGAAAATACATTAAGGGCATAGACGTGTAAATCATTTAAATATTACGCTAtatgaaattaataaattctaAGGAGAGACAAGGGGAGAATCATGTGCATGTCGATTATAATTATTGTGCAGATTGATGTAAGCTAGTACTCAGGCATTATTTCACTCGAGTGAAATAAAACCATTGTTAATCATCTCATTCAGAATGATATATTTGTTAATCAGGCATTACCATAGACAACTCATTAAGAAATTATATTGGAAACGTATTTCTCAGCATTTTCACGTTGGACAGTACACACATATCATTGCATAAAATGGTAAGGAAAAGAAGCAGCGAAAAATTTATGTAACTGAAGATTGAATCTATATCGAGAGGTGGTGTCATTGTAGCCACATAAAAGAGAGCAATTGTAGAATATAGAGCGAATAGTATCACATGTTACAATTGTttgtatatcatacatcgatgtAAACATATGTCACACAGTATTgtacaaagaaataaaattatatacctatatactaATAAACCTAAACTTGTGAATTTctgttattttatttcaaacacCATGTACTTTCTATTAGCAAAAACTAAAAGATGAAATTTGCATCTGAATATTAgtcttaaaaaatataatacaaattcgtgcttttttttcttaaaatcgTAATCAATTGTAATTGGATTTACATTAAATTATTGCTAAGAATTAACTAGAAAAAAGATTAAACAAATGCATGCACAGGTGATTTTGGAAAGAAACACACAtatgaattaattattcaataagttaatttttttcttcactttatatttaattatcatgaaatgaaaaaattgatgagTGTCATATACAAAATGTACAGAATTTTGCTTAATGCCATGTTTTTACATTATACAGTCCTTTTAATACACAgtattacaaaattattattctaatttATCTAGTGATACATCATTGCTAAACATTTCAGTCGGCACAGTCGGGGGTGCCTTTTCAGGTACTAATTCCAGATAATTTTGACGAGATTCAAGGTGTCGTTCAACTTCCTCTGGTGTCATGTGTCCGTCGGAAATTAAGGAAGGTAAAATTTTATCTGTATCCATAGATGCAATATCGCTTGTCTTCATGGATTTCACAATAGGTTTcttctttttgtgcaattgtTGTGATTTAACTGCTACtgacataaaatttgttgattGACCTGTTAGCACCACATCTGATTTCCTTCTTTTAAAAAACTCAACTTTCATGTCTTCTTCTTCAGAAGAATCTGTTTGTTCGTCACTATCACTCAAAGACGCATCAACTCTTTCGTACGGCAATAATCTATCTAACAGAAAACTCTTATCTCTGTTAGCTTTTAATAATTGTCTCTGTGTAGAACGTAAAGCTTCTTGAAAACACTCATTTTCATAAATCAGAAATTTGAGTTTGCG
Coding sequences within it:
- the LOC100115694 gene encoding p53 apoptosis effector related to PMP-22 isoform X1, translating into MIMYTVADEHMGENEIAQVIAFICGVIVILLMIMGLASTDWLMSLGWRQGLFAHCIEEGAPTPLPFNMPDPPGCYQARDVGYIRAAAALCVVCLLADIAATVLTGLGLRCQDHCDKRKYYRFAVFCMGIALVSLLIALVIYPVCFAAELNFGNRPMWEFGWAYGVGWGAAIFLFGGAVLLLCDKESEEIYYKERKIVRDDIGSGAVAVGMAGAGHGHGHVGHHMVGNNSYAGAGNSMIGSGHHHGVRSGTQLA
- the LOC100115694 gene encoding transmembrane protein 47 isoform X2, with amino-acid sequence MSQTTTIETVTITRPLKVIAFICGVIVILLMIMGLASTDWLMSLGWRQGLFAHCIEEGAPTPLPFNMPDPPGCYQARDVGYIRAAAALCVVCLLADIAATVLTGLGLRCQDHCDKRKYYRFAVFCMGIALVSLLIALVIYPVCFAAELNFGNRPMWEFGWAYGVGWGAAIFLFGGAVLLLCDKESEEIYYKERKIVRDDIGSGAVAVGMAGAGHGHGHVGHHMVGNNSYAGAGNSMIGSGHHHGVRSGTQLA
- the LOC100679824 gene encoding INO80 complex subunit E, which produces MANYKSQYCDLKRKLKFLIYENECFQEALRSTQRQLLKANRDKSFLLDRLLPYERVDASLSDSDEQTDSSEEEDMKVEFFKRRKSDVVLTGQSTNFMSVAVKSQQLHKKKKPIVKSMKTSDIASMDTDKILPSLISDGHMTPEEVERHLESRQNYLELVPEKAPPTVPTEMFSNDVSLDKLE